The Syntrophaceae bacterium genomic interval TAACCTCCTATGTTCAATCGGAGTCCACGTACGAGACCTTGAGCTTGTCTAATAACTGCTGCCGGTTGTTGCCCTTCAGTCTTATCATCTGTCTGGAGTTGGACAACAAAACGGCTCAATTGAGTCCAAGCAGGAGCCAGTGTTGTAAAAGATATGAATCTTTCTTCAGGCACATTATTTTTGAATGTTGTTGTCCGCACACCATGAGGATGGGGCCAAAGACCTTGAATTGTGTATCTAAATTGGACCCTTTTAAATCCTCTAAAAACTTTCTGTCCGGAAAAGCCACAGCAACTACAAGAGTGTGGTCCATTCAGGGGAAGCAATTCGATGTGGGCGGGCTGCCAAAATAGTCCCCTTAATAGGCCAATGGTCTGTGCCGGAATGATTGATAATGCCTTGATAGGATCGACCCAAGTCGGCTTCTGTTTTTGTGTTTCCCGATGCCACGGTAAATCGGCAATCACTTTTTCTTTACTCAGGACATTGAACCAAACCGTTTGTCGAAGATCTTCTCCCTGCACCAAAGTTGTTACTGGAGAACCGCTAAATCCTCCTTTCCCATCCTTTCCTGGCCACCGTCCATCACGAAGATTTGACTTAAAACCGCCACCAAAGCTGGGTGCGCAAGAGGCTTGATTGAATAAGGCGATTGCAGCACACCCACCACAAAGGTGTGAACCAAGTCCGGGTTCGTTTACGAAGCAACTGTTGGTTGCTCCACTCAACCCCGCCATCAGCTTACCCATTGGGATGATTTCCTTGGCATCGGCTTCTCTTACCTGCATAAATGGATGTTCGGGGTGGTCAAGTTGAAACCAGTCATCATAGGGTGCGCATCCTTCATCGAATGTGCCCGTCTCCAAGGGTGATACAATTCGTTGTTTTAATTCCTGGATATCCTTCGGCAGGAAGAAGACCTGCGCTATGCAGATGAGCAACTGCAAGGCCGCCATCTCCATGTCATCACGCGGGAGAGAGAGTTCCCATCTGTCATCTTCGCACAATAGCTGTCGCAGAGTGATCTTTACCGGGTTCCCAGCAGGTAAAGGCCGTACGGGTATCCACTGATCCGTAAGAAGATTCATCTTTCCATCTCCAATCCGGTATCCCTATGATACCTGAAAACAATATTGTTCCATTCGCTCACGAAATTCCCCCCTTTCTCCGTCATTGCAAGCCAGCAACCTTTGTCATCAACCTCCCTGCATGCATTCTTGAGCCATCCTCTCCAACCATGGGGCACGCTTACACTATTGAGGGCAAGTTCTTCTGCTTGCCGGTAATCATCCAAGTCGTCGATCAACTCGCCATCAAGCAGTCGCTTGCCGTCCGGCGATTCCAAATACGGGATTACCGTCAGGTTCATCTCCCCGTCACGAGTGACGGCGGCCACGACTTCATCCGTATCGCCAAAAGGGTTCGCTGCGGAATGAATCATCACACGAGCCTTGCTTCTGGAAACGAAAAGGTCATTTGCAAACTGCTCGTATGCTTTTGTGATCTCATTCGGTTCTTTCTCCCATGCTGTCTCCTGATAAACCGGTTCAATCCAATTGCGATAAGCGCTAGGGAACATGACCTTTTCGTCAGTTGTGTTGATGAGTAATTGTTCGGTTCTCCAAAGGACGCGCGTGTTCGAGTAAACCTTCCCGGTTAGTCCATAATCACTATCTCGTGGCAACAGAACTGTGCAGACAGGCTTTTCAAAGTTTGGCGGACGCTTGCTATGTTCATGCCGATGTAGCCGGCCCATCCGCTGAAAAAGGAGGTCAACCGGGCAGAGTTGGGTCACGATCCAGTCAAAATCAAGGTCGAGCGACTGTTCGACAACCTGCGTGGCCACTAGGATCCGGCCTTGATCCCGGTTGCCTTTGGGGCCAAATTGTTGAATGATATTGTTCTCTTTTGTCTGTCTATCCTTGAAACGGTAACGAGCATGAAAGAGATCTACGGGCGCCGACGAAAAATTTTTAAGTCTACGAGCTACACCTTGAGCAGTAGCAACGAGATTACATATTATCGCTACCTGTGCGCCTTCATCGGCAGCCATGACTGCGCGTTGTAGTATGCTGTCATCTGGCTCCATTTTATCAGTCCGGAGACATTCAGCTTTGACTTCCTGCGACTTGGGTTGATCTTGTTGCGTGAGTGATAACTGCCCCGATTCATTCTCGCCAACCCAGGTGATTAGAGGATAAGGTGCCTGTCCTGTCATGTTTCTACTGCCGGTCTGCCATGTTGCGCAAAGTTGTCTTTTCTGGTTTGCCGGCAGGGTTGCCGACATCAGGATGACTGATGCTCCGGCTGCGTGCTGTTGGCGTAAAACCTCTTCGAGCAGACCGTACATGTACGCATCATAGGCATGAACCTCGTCTACGATGAGTATGCTTCGTCCGATTCCAAAACTACGCACGAAACGATGTTTGACCGGCAAGACGGAGATCAGCACTTGGTCAATTGTGCAAATTCCGATCTGACCGAGGAAAACCCGCTTTCGGCTTTCCGCGAGCCACTGTCCACATTGCACCCATCCGTCCGGCTCCCCGTCAGCATAGATCCCCTTGCGTTTCAGACCCGCAAATTTGTCATTGAATCTTGCTGAACCGTGCGCAAGCAGCAAGTTTGGCGAGTTATTGAATAGTTTCGTTGCGACTGTCTCCAATCGCCCCAACATGGCGTTTGCCGTTGCCTGGGTCGGCAGAGCGAAAATGATCGAATCGACTAAGTCAGCGGCCAATAGTCGCCATGCATAGGCGAGGGCTGCTTCCGTTTTTCCTGAACCGGTGGGGGCCTCAATAATCGTCAATGCAGAGTGCAGAGGCAGATCATTAACCATGGTCTGGAGAGGATGGGGTGAGGTGCAGACCGGCAACAATTGTTGTATGCCGCCGTAATCTTTTGGGGAACCGTTAATTCCTGAGAAAGAAAAAATTCGGGGTGCATCATCCGAAAGCTTTCTTTCAAAATATGAGGAAAGCGGCTCCTTTTGATTCTGAAAGGTAAAGTTCACCTCATCGCAACGGGATGCAAGCCAATCGGCCACAGAACAGAGTCCCGCGAGAAGGGGTGATGGAGGCGGCGGGCTGTCATTCAAAGAAAGGCCTACTGGTTGCAAAAAGAATTGGCAAAGTGTTTCCAGCCACGAGATGCGTACCGTGCGATCTAACTCTGCAGGCCCCTGGTCAGATAGTGAAGACAGAGCAGTTTCTCGAATATAAGAAACGTCCTTCACATGGCCGTGATGCCCGGTTGTCGCCTCAATCCAGGGTTTCCACTGCAACCAATGAGCCGGGTCATCTTCGTCAACGAACATGGAATTGCTCTGGCTGCATCCGAAACATCGGAAGAAGTCTTGCTTGAACCATGACAGTCCGTTTTCGCCATGCATGTACTCCCTGCATTCATATTCAGAGGGTAGGCGGCGACTTTCATCGGAGAGAGGGTAAAGTGCTTTCCATGCAGGTTTGACTTTTAGTTGGAAACGAATGTCGTACTTTCCGTAATCGTGGAGGGCTGTAAACATCAAGAGCCATGCACGTATCTGCGTCTCGGTCACAGCGGAATATTGACAAAAGCTCCTTCGAATCGTTGCACTGGCATCCCACCACGTGGCAATGACCGCCGCCACATCCAGGCAGTGATAAGGCAAAAGATGGTAGCTCGCTCCTTCCCTATCCGCTTTTCCCCAATACCGGTAATAGGCGGGCTGTATGCTCATCTCCCCTCCATCTTCATCCAGATTTGAGCTACCATGCGGGCATCGGCCAAGGCGCGATGGTTCTGGCCGCAATTTTCAGCCTGGCCGCACAGGTGGCGATGGACGGTTTCCAGGCGGTGGTTCGGAAGATGTGGGCAGCGGCGGCGGCTCATTTCCAAGGTGCAAACGTGGGGATGTGTGAGGTTCATTCGGAGACGCTGGAATTCGTAACGAAGAAAACGGAGGTCAAACGGTGCATTGTGGGCGACGAGCAGGCTGTCACGAATAAAGTCCTGGAAGCGCGGGATGATTTCTTCCGGCGCGGGCTGGCCGTGAAGCATGTTCTGTGTAATGCCGTGAACCTTTGCTGCACTTTTGGAAATCGGTACCCCTGGATTAACAAGGCTGTGAAATTCGGAGACGGTTGATCCATGGCGGGAAACGGCTATCGCTCCGATCTCGATGATCCGGTGTCCATGGGTGGGAGAAAGCCCCGTGGTCTCCACGTCGAAGAAGACTATGGATTTGCTGTACGGATGCTTTGGCATGAATCCACCGTTGGCAGAGGACGTCGGCAATCTGTTTCTTGGATTCCTTTTTGATCGATGATTTGTTTTTCGATGCTTTCCGGGGAACGTCGTCGAAGGTGAGGAAGGGAAGCTGCTCACGAGTTCAATTCGGCGTCCGGCCGGTTCCGTCGTGCTATCAACATCCGGGTTGATGCTATAGCGCATCGTTCCATCTGGTTCCAGAGATTATTGCTATTCAATAATAGTATTCACATGGTGTGCATGTTTGGTCAGAACGATGCTGTGGTATCATGGTGAAGAAAACAAGGCTCAAACGACGAGGGAGTGTCGCATTTCTTTGGAGTGAAAAAAGAAAAGAAGGAAAATCAGGATAGGGAGCAGTTCTACCGACTGCTTCTCACCTCCCCAGCCGCCCCATCCACCCGTCGATGTAGGCGGCGACTTCCTGCCAGCCCGGTTCGGCGATGATGAAATGGTCGCGGCCGGGGAATTCGCGGTACATGGAGACGGCCCCGTACTTCTGGTGGATCTTCTTGACGATGGAGGGGGGCAGGAGGCGGTCCTCCCCGGCGGCGACGGTCAGGACGGGGCAGGTCACCTTCGATTCGTCCACCTCCGTCGCCTTGCTGCGGTCGAGGAACCAGAAGCTGATCTCCAGGGCCGCCTTCGGGGACTCGTAGGTCAGTTTTTCGAACACCCGCTTTCGCTGATCTTCCGGCATGCGGTGGAAGGAGGAGTACACGGCCCCCTCGAAGGTCGGGCGGATCGGCTCTTTCCAGGAACCCCAGCGCCCCATGTTCATCCAGGCGCTCTTGAAGCCGGTCCAGGACAGGGGGTTGACGCCCCGGGGAAAGGCCGGCGCCACGAGGACCGCCGCCTTCGCCAGGCCCCGGCTGGCCAGGATCTGGGCGATGAGGCCGCCCATGGAGTGGCCGATGATGACCGGTTTCGTTGGGAGGGCCCGGATCTCCTTCTCCACGTCCGCCGCATAATCCAGGATGCCCGTTTCCGTGAGGCGGGGATCCGGCGGGGAACTAAGGGGGATGTTGTGATACCGGAGGGTCGGGGTGACGACTTTGTAGCCCCGGGCCTCGAAGTAGCTCCGGAAGGAATCCCAGCACCAGGGACCGACGAACATGCCGTGGATCATGACGAGGATCGGTTTCTCCCCCTGGGGAGGGGGCACGGCGTCCGCGGCCGGCGCCGGGGCTGCCAAGGCCAGCAGGGCGATCAGGATTGCAAGGGCATGGTTCACAGCGCGTTTCATGTCTTCCTCCCGGTGAGGTCCCGTGGGATTCCATGTCCCGCGGTTCAGGGAATATGAAGGATCAGCCGGCGGTCCAGGCGTACATCAGGATCGCTGCCGCTTGCGGCAGGCTGAGCGATTCGGCGTCGCCTTTCCCGGGGATCGTCCAACGCTCGTCCGCCAGGGCCAGGAGATCCTCCGGCAGGCCGTGGCTCTCGCTTCCCAGGAGGATCGCCGAAGCACCGCCCGCGTGCGGGGGCATGCCGCCCGCGGCGACGGCCGCCGCCACCGGCCCGTGCTTCTTCAGGACCGGGATCGCCTCCCGGAGATCCACGTCTTCCAGGATATTCAGGTGGAAAAGGCTCCCCATGGAGGCCCGCACCGCCTTCGGGTTCGTCGGGCTGACCGTTCCCGGGTCGAGCAGGATCGTCCCGATCCCGAACCAGTGGGCCGTCCGGATGAGGGCGCCCAGGTTGTTCGGATTGTTCACCTCGTGGAGGCAGAGGACGGGTCCGGTCTTCCGCGACAGGACCACCGCCGGCTCCTCCCGCTCGGCAACTGGTACGACGGCGATGATCCCCTCGGGCTGGACGTCCTGGCTCAGTCCCTTCCAGTCTTCCTCCCTCACCGCATAGACGGGGGCTCTTTCAGCCAGGGAGTCCATCAGGGACGGCCAGGATTCCCCGCGATCTCTCCGGACGAGGACCGCCGAGACGGACCGGGCGCTTCGTTCGAGCTCCCGGACCACCTTCACCCCCTCCGCCAGGAACAGGCCTTCCCGCCGTCGGTATTTCTCCAGGCGGAGCTTCCGCCAGGACTGGATCTCGGATCGGGAGGGGGCGGGGTAGGGATCGATCAAGACAGGATCCTCCGTTCAGGCCGGCGGGTGCCCGCCGTCCAGGGATACGCCGGTGTCTCCCTCCTCGATCGGCTTGGGCCACAGGACGGAGGCCAGGATGGACAGGGCCAGGACGCCGACGATCACTCCGAGGGAGACGAAGACGGGGATCATCACCAGGTGGGACAGGAGCATCTTGACGCCCACGAAGGACAGGATGACCACCAGGCCCCAGTGGAGGTAGTGGAAAATCCGCATCAGGCCGGAGAGGGCGAAGAAGAGGGACCGGAGCCCCAGGATGGCGAAGACGTTGGACGTGTAG includes:
- the cas3 gene encoding CRISPR-associated helicase/endonuclease Cas3; the encoded protein is MSIQPAYYRYWGKADREGASYHLLPYHCLDVAAVIATWWDASATIRRSFCQYSAVTETQIRAWLLMFTALHDYGKYDIRFQLKVKPAWKALYPLSDESRRLPSEYECREYMHGENGLSWFKQDFFRCFGCSQSNSMFVDEDDPAHWLQWKPWIEATTGHHGHVKDVSYIRETALSSLSDQGPAELDRTVRISWLETLCQFFLQPVGLSLNDSPPPPSPLLAGLCSVADWLASRCDEVNFTFQNQKEPLSSYFERKLSDDAPRIFSFSGINGSPKDYGGIQQLLPVCTSPHPLQTMVNDLPLHSALTIIEAPTGSGKTEAALAYAWRLLAADLVDSIIFALPTQATANAMLGRLETVATKLFNNSPNLLLAHGSARFNDKFAGLKRKGIYADGEPDGWVQCGQWLAESRKRVFLGQIGICTIDQVLISVLPVKHRFVRSFGIGRSILIVDEVHAYDAYMYGLLEEVLRQQHAAGASVILMSATLPANQKRQLCATWQTGSRNMTGQAPYPLITWVGENESGQLSLTQQDQPKSQEVKAECLRTDKMEPDDSILQRAVMAADEGAQVAIICNLVATAQGVARRLKNFSSAPVDLFHARYRFKDRQTKENNIIQQFGPKGNRDQGRILVATQVVEQSLDLDFDWIVTQLCPVDLLFQRMGRLHRHEHSKRPPNFEKPVCTVLLPRDSDYGLTGKVYSNTRVLWRTEQLLINTTDEKVMFPSAYRNWIEPVYQETAWEKEPNEITKAYEQFANDLFVSRSKARVMIHSAANPFGDTDEVVAAVTRDGEMNLTVIPYLESPDGKRLLDGELIDDLDDYRQAEELALNSVSVPHGWRGWLKNACREVDDKGCWLAMTEKGGNFVSEWNNIVFRYHRDTGLEMER
- a CDS encoding alpha/beta hydrolase yields the protein MKRAVNHALAILIALLALAAPAPAADAVPPPQGEKPILVMIHGMFVGPWCWDSFRSYFEARGYKVVTPTLRYHNIPLSSPPDPRLTETGILDYAADVEKEIRALPTKPVIIGHSMGGLIAQILASRGLAKAAVLVAPAFPRGVNPLSWTGFKSAWMNMGRWGSWKEPIRPTFEGAVYSSFHRMPEDQRKRVFEKLTYESPKAALEISFWFLDRSKATEVDESKVTCPVLTVAAGEDRLLPPSIVKKIHQKYGAVSMYREFPGRDHFIIAEPGWQEVAAYIDGWMGRLGR
- the casA gene encoding type I-E CRISPR-associated protein Cse1/CasA, which encodes MNLLTDQWIPVRPLPAGNPVKITLRQLLCEDDRWELSLPRDDMEMAALQLLICIAQVFFLPKDIQELKQRIVSPLETGTFDEGCAPYDDWFQLDHPEHPFMQVREADAKEIIPMGKLMAGLSGATNSCFVNEPGLGSHLCGGCAAIALFNQASCAPSFGGGFKSNLRDGRWPGKDGKGGFSGSPVTTLVQGEDLRQTVWFNVLSKEKVIADLPWHRETQKQKPTWVDPIKALSIIPAQTIGLLRGLFWQPAHIELLPLNGPHSCSCCGFSGQKVFRGFKRVQFRYTIQGLWPHPHGVRTTTFKNNVPEERFISFTTLAPAWTQLSRFVVQLQTDDKTEGQQPAAVIRQAQGLVRGLRLNIGGYRNPSKLADIQERRHELIFLNDGWSNHTNIIHDLVELAKGYGNSLFNALGVFIKGLKKTKKFTGAKGIKINLHEIAKGKFFRRSEDAVLHTLSCIDFENPSSELLAMGEKLNRITTNLFNESVHPYLNDPELVRTMAISRKILNKNLKALKPQHDGRSDDETNA
- a CDS encoding 3'-5' exonuclease, which encodes MPKHPYSKSIVFFDVETTGLSPTHGHRIIEIGAIAVSRHGSTVSEFHSLVNPGVPISKSAAKVHGITQNMLHGQPAPEEIIPRFQDFIRDSLLVAHNAPFDLRFLRYEFQRLRMNLTHPHVCTLEMSRRRCPHLPNHRLETVHRHLCGQAENCGQNHRALADARMVAQIWMKMEGR
- a CDS encoding RNA methyltransferase, whose translation is MIDPYPAPSRSEIQSWRKLRLEKYRRREGLFLAEGVKVVRELERSARSVSAVLVRRDRGESWPSLMDSLAERAPVYAVREEDWKGLSQDVQPEGIIAVVPVAEREEPAVVLSRKTGPVLCLHEVNNPNNLGALIRTAHWFGIGTILLDPGTVSPTNPKAVRASMGSLFHLNILEDVDLREAIPVLKKHGPVAAAVAAGGMPPHAGGASAILLGSESHGLPEDLLALADERWTIPGKGDAESLSLPQAAAILMYAWTAG